The following are encoded together in the Babesia microti strain RI chromosome II, complete genome genome:
- a CDS encoding hypothetical protein (overlaps_old_locusTagID:BBM_II01415): MVVQNQILLDEDTPISLDAYKEDTICIHNVTVYADYGICLNLNEVSSKFGNCLYLPKEFNCVRIDVRINKHFDQAEFPLDNTEIQNRNSMSNSPNFPSTSDVSSQFQSNLVTTSIFRKSKIHKNSLQNPDNDNNHDCCKTSIKVAIFGNGKVVTTGARSVMAAACGIEKVARALRQRVSKEAKVCFMIVTNILSVYNTGYPLRLNLFAKLCPGAIYEPDRFPAAQIKIPTKRPLYLFTAASIFGKKISNFDDSQQQKMDDNQESKDSLQDFLPQSVPMITSTASKIDNKVVGNAVKVQKTSTGFEKRLTAYRYSGKVSLKNIGYFNKLKNSPTSVNSPVIGSNVKSTKSNEPVEVTKGKSAWLSDDIYNLNEAIEVVGDGHAKGRGISKEEVVTVNVFSTGNITLTGARSISSIKYALNIIAPHLSKCK, translated from the coding sequence ATGGTTGTTCAAAATCAGATCTTACTGGATGAAGACACACCAATTTCATTAGATGCTTACAAAGAAGATACAATATGTATCCACAATGTAACTGTATATGCTGATTATGGTATTTGTCTAAACTTGAACGAGGTGTCATCCAAATTTGGTAACTGTCTGTATCTACCCAAGGAATTTAACTGTGTCAGAATAGATGTTAGGATTAATAAGCATTTTGACCAGGCTGAATTTCCTCTGGATAATACGGAAATTCAAAATCGCAACTCTATGTCCAATTCACCAAATTTTCCCTCTACAAGCGATGTTAGCAGTCAATTTCAGAGCAACCTAGTTACCACGAGTATCTTTAGGAAGagtaaaatacataaaaattcGCTTCAAAATCCAGATAACGACAATAATCACGACTGTTGTAAAACATCGATTAAGGTGGCTATTTTTGGAAACGGAAAGGTTGTAACTACGGGCGCTAGGAGTGTAATGGCTGCTGCTTGTGGCATAGAAAAGGTGGCACGTGCTTTACGACAGAGAGTGTCAAAAGAAGCGAAAGTTTGTTTTATGATCGTCACAAACATACTTTCTGTGTACAACACTGGATATCCGTTGAGATTGAATCTTTTCGCCAAATTATGCCCTGGAGCTATTTATGAACCAGATCGATTTCCAGCTGcacaaataaaaatacccACTAAACGTCctttatatttgtttactGCTGCTTCAATATTTGGTAAAAAGATTTCtaattttgatgattcACAACAGCAGAAAATGGATGATAATCAGGAATCAAAGGATTCATTGCAGGATTTTTTACCACAATCTGTGCCAATGATTACAAGTACTGCCAgcaaaattgacaataaaGTTGTTGGTAATGCTGTAAAGGTGCAAAAGACATCTACTGGTTTTGAGAAAAGATTAACCGCATATAGGTATTCGGGGAAAGTCTCCCTAAAAAATATCGGTTACTTTAACAAGCTAAAGAACTCACCTACCAGTGTCAACTCACCGGTTATAGGCTCTAACGTTAAATCTACAAAATCAAATGAACCGGTTGAAGTCACCAAGGGCAAAAGTGCATGGCTATCTGATGACATTTACAACTTGAACGAAGCAATAGAAGTAGTAGGGGATGGACATGCTAAGGGGAGAGGCATAAGCAAGGAAGAAGTAGTGACAGTAAATGTATTTTCCACTGGCAATATAACACTAACAGGCGCTAGATCTATTTCCAGCATTAAATACGCGTTGAATATAATAGCGCCACACCTGTCAAAATGCAAATGA
- a CDS encoding ufm1-conjugating enzyme 1 (overlaps_old_locusTagID:BBM_II01420) produces MDTINIIPLCSVRAGPIDDRNKWEERLKEEYMSLISYVEFNKKNNCDWFYIEGDEKGSLWQGTCWHTYENRRYTFKIFLDIPDTYPDAPPDIRIPQIDGMTAKMYKGGSICLDAHFAPIWQKNSPKYGIAHSLSLGLAPWLAAEIPHMIFRGLL; encoded by the exons ATGGacacaataaatataattccTTTATGTAGTGTTAGAGCAGGGCCCATTGACGACAGAAATAAGTGGGAAGAGAGGTTGAAAGAGGAGTATATGTCACTAATTTCATATGTAGAATTTAATAAGAAGAATAATTGCGATTGGTTTTACATTGAGGGGGACGAAAAGGGTTCTTT gTGGCAGGGAACTTGCTGGCATACATATGAGAATAGACGCTATACCTTCAAGATATTCCTAGAT ATACCGGATACATATCCCGATGCGCCGCCGGACATACGTATTCCACAAATTGATGGAATGACCGCCAAAATGTACAAGGGCGGTAGTATATGTTTGGACGCCCATTTCGCACCAATTTGGCAAAAAAATTCTCCTAAATACGGAATCGCACATTCGCTCTCTTTGGGT TTGGCACCATGGTTGGCAGCGGAGATTCCTCACATGATATTTCGCGGACTATTATAA
- a CDS encoding hypothetical protein (overlaps_old_locusTagID:BBM_II01425) — protein sequence MPAYDKLINCLKSEVYINVISKRHYRHWGKNRFVDSTFFKIKDHDGPLYRNNTPGTIKANQRNLPNRKTRWWEYKLVATASGGYALRAPYPPTINYTLDPYPKSASKYYPANKIYPLKYKNVHYICLKRQIPKPHGKKPFVYDITRVDMDEFKRKN from the coding sequence ATGCCTGCTTACGATAAGTTGATTAATTGTCTGAAATCTGAAGTGTATATCAATGTAATTAGTAAAAGACATTACCGTCATTGGGGAAAGAACAGATTTGTCGACAGCACCTTCTTCAAAATTAAGGACCACGATGGACCTCTATATCGCAACAACACTCCCGGAACAATCAAGGCAAACCAGCGCAATTTGCCCAACCGGAAAACTCGTTGGTGGGAATATAAACTTGTTGCCACAGCAAGCGGCGGATATGCCCTTAGAGCCCCTTATCCACctacaataaattacacaCTCGATCCCTATCCCAAATCTGCAAGCAAGTACTACCCGGCAAACAAAATATACCCTctcaaatataaaaatgtacaTTACATATGCCTAAAAAGGCAGATACCCAAACCACATGGTAAAAAGCCCTTCGTTTACGATATTACGAGGGTGGATATGGATGAATTCAAACGTAAAAATTAG